In the genome of uncultured Fusobacterium sp., one region contains:
- a CDS encoding type IV pilin protein yields MKNGGFSLIEMVIAVALVGVLSTMVTPKVREQLAKGKDAKAVATLTALRTASELYYIENEKSALEGAENDESIKKAVENLLPYLDAKAESELKDGNVEIGGSRKGETEEEVKKAEIKYGGKVTFTFTNPILDSKIKGDGVYIWFKPIGEIGEYDTAGKKKWIEY; encoded by the coding sequence ATGAAAAATGGAGGATTTTCATTAATTGAAATGGTGATTGCAGTGGCATTAGTAGGAGTTTTATCGACGATGGTAACTCCAAAAGTTAGGGAACAGTTAGCAAAGGGGAAAGATGCTAAAGCAGTAGCAACATTAACAGCTTTAAGAACAGCATCAGAATTATATTATATTGAAAATGAAAAATCAGCATTAGAAGGAGCTGAAAATGATGAGAGCATAAAAAAAGCTGTAGAAAATTTGTTGCCATATTTAGATGCAAAAGCTGAATCTGAATTGAAGGATGGAAATGTAGAAATAGGTGGAAGTAGAAAAGGAGAAACAGAAGAGGAAGTAAAAAAAGCAGAGATAAAATATGGGGGAAAGGTAACATTTACATTTACAAATCCAATATTAGATTCAAAAATAAAAGGAGATGGAGTATATATTTGGTTTAAACCTATTGGAGAGATAGGGGAATATGATACAGCAGGAAAGAAAAAATGGATTGAATATTAG
- a CDS encoding A24 family peptidase — MKIILLILTLLIIKIDLKKLYIPDLLNILFLLATIVYKGNDIENSVIGAGVYTLPLIIIYGYISDILKKEVIGFGDIKFMIGTGYLLGYTDFYDLYFFYLIAFVLGGIYGVYLLIKNKDKETEMPFSPFLILALYIMIWKKI, encoded by the coding sequence ATGAAGATTATCTTGCTTATTTTAACACTATTAATAATAAAAATAGATTTAAAAAAACTGTATATTCCTGATCTTTTAAATATTTTATTTTTATTAGCAACAATAGTTTATAAAGGAAATGATATTGAAAATAGTGTAATAGGAGCAGGGGTATACACCCTGCCTCTTATTATAATATATGGATATATTTCAGATATATTAAAAAAAGAAGTTATTGGTTTTGGTGACATAAAATTTATGATAGGTACAGGTTATTTACTGGGATATACAGATTTTTATGATTTGTATTTTTTTTATCTCATAGCTTTTGTTTTAGGGGGAATATATGGAGTATATTTATTGATAAAAAATAAAGATAAAGAGACAGAGATGCCATTTTCTCCTTTTTTAATTTTAGCTCTTTATATAATGATATGGAAAAAAATATGA
- a CDS encoding PilW family protein has translation MKKRGFTLLEVVISIAIFLLTIIPAMEFNRKMLETYRKYSAIENGIKNIEILEKQIRSKGYKKLNEYIGEYHYELLEDSFSVEGSGILNGLNFLFLGRKGDRILVKIERIKNISTVEEKSVLSLKIEYRTKYKNFKVMRLISELEEYYE, from the coding sequence ATGAAAAAAAGAGGATTTACACTTTTAGAAGTAGTTATTTCTATAGCTATTTTTCTTTTAACTATTATTCCAGCTATGGAGTTTAATAGAAAAATGTTAGAAACTTATAGAAAATATTCTGCTATAGAAAATGGAATAAAAAATATAGAGATTTTAGAAAAACAAATTAGAAGCAAGGGGTATAAAAAATTAAATGAGTACATAGGAGAGTATCATTATGAGTTATTAGAAGATAGTTTTTCAGTAGAGGGAAGTGGTATTTTAAATGGATTAAATTTTCTATTTTTAGGGAGAAAAGGAGATAGAATATTAGTAAAAATAGAGAGAATAAAAAATATATCAACTGTTGAAGAAAAAAGTGTTTTAAGTTTAAAAATTGAGTATAGGACAAAATATAAAAATTTTAAAGTTATGAGATTAATAAGTGAACTAGAGGAATATTATGAATAA
- a CDS encoding type II secretion system protein has product MNKNRGVTSLEIVISLALIVLFLTLIFPILRLTLKMERSFIIRERVERNSARLIEMLEREIVDSSFGNEIYEGKENLIDGKGVYQLVGIRPTILDKKFFSNMKERGNALFLEIPYVKKEKIYSRYYFYRFNGNMFMISQCSNQGGRIFFESEDIVFENIDGYFEQDKDGIKIVINIKKNINYIKELKGYALKGRKM; this is encoded by the coding sequence ATGAATAAAAATAGAGGGGTGACAAGTTTAGAAATAGTAATATCTTTGGCTCTTATTGTACTCTTCTTAACTTTGATTTTTCCAATTTTAAGATTAACTTTGAAAATGGAAAGGAGTTTTATTATTAGAGAAAGAGTAGAAAGAAATAGTGCTAGATTGATAGAGATGTTAGAGCGAGAGATAGTAGACAGTAGCTTTGGAAATGAAATTTATGAGGGAAAAGAAAATTTAATTGATGGAAAGGGAGTATATCAGTTAGTAGGGATTCGTCCAACAATATTGGACAAAAAATTTTTTAGCAATATGAAAGAGAGAGGAAATGCTTTATTTTTAGAAATTCCATATGTAAAAAAAGAAAAAATATATTCAAGATACTATTTTTATAGATTCAATGGAAATATGTTTATGATTTCTCAATGTAGCAATCAAGGAGGAAGAATATTTTTTGAAAGTGAAGATATTGTATTTGAAAATATAGATGGATATTTTGAACAAGATAAAGATGGAATAAAAATAGTTATTAACATAAAAAAGAATATAAATTATATAAAGGAGTTGAAAGGGTATGCACTTAAAGGAAGAAAAATGTAG
- a CDS encoding carboxypeptidase-like regulatory domain-containing protein, whose protein sequence is MKKYLVLLLIFFICYNSNGETKNKQLSLIKIEQDLELKDMMLSDVVAILSKEFKRSIIIDDKSKDIKLDMFFSKGESLKNILESICVANELKLREIDEIILLSKNKENNLDEVILAGQVVDERDRQGLKGVKITIKDLVIDSIITTYDGNFVINNLNPGIYMVKFEKVGYESTSKIIKLVENINDLEIKMRKNSDKNISQKNLLKDESISFKEFCSKKVRLKNIDFKEIEKIIIRIYGDVVDIVSLEKSNSIVITGNKKFVAEVEEFIKEIDKEVKQVRITSQIFDVTENLFEELGFDWLYSSSGSIEKNSGTDIGLLGNSSVEGAGSILSSGISLIRQFNSGSDILGMGLNLLQSTQDLVITAMPSIVVTDGAEGEFKITEEVIVGEEKQENDNTEKTTYTPIFKEAGIILKVTPTIEENGVIFLKIKIEVSNFKLKKVKNENIAEDTGTYNSNGGSKIGRSIETTVKMRSGETIFIGGLKRSATYDIDSQVPLLGDVPVLGIFFKSKELKKEKTDIYVRLKVDIEEENEEKKFNEINKQVEEIENRKIYPAF, encoded by the coding sequence ATGAAAAAATATCTAGTACTTTTATTAATTTTTTTTATTTGTTATAATAGTAATGGAGAGACAAAAAATAAACAATTAAGTTTAATAAAAATAGAACAAGATTTAGAATTAAAAGATATGATGTTATCAGATGTTGTAGCTATTTTATCTAAAGAATTTAAAAGAAGTATAATAATTGATGACAAAAGTAAAGATATAAAGCTAGATATGTTTTTTTCCAAGGGAGAGAGTTTAAAAAATATTTTAGAATCTATATGCGTTGCAAATGAGTTAAAGCTAAGAGAGATAGATGAGATAATATTACTTTCTAAAAATAAAGAAAATAATTTAGATGAGGTTATTCTGGCAGGACAGGTTGTAGATGAAAGAGATAGACAGGGACTAAAAGGTGTCAAGATTACAATAAAAGATCTAGTTATAGATTCAATTATAACAACATATGATGGAAATTTTGTTATAAATAATTTGAATCCTGGAATTTATATGGTAAAATTTGAGAAAGTAGGCTATGAAAGCACCAGCAAAATAATAAAACTTGTAGAAAATATAAATGATTTAGAGATAAAAATGAGAAAAAATAGTGATAAAAATATATCTCAAAAAAATCTTTTAAAAGATGAAAGTATAAGTTTTAAAGAATTTTGTAGTAAAAAAGTAAGGTTAAAGAATATAGACTTTAAGGAAATAGAAAAGATTATAATTAGAATTTATGGGGATGTAGTAGATATAGTTTCTCTTGAAAAGAGTAATTCTATTGTGATAACAGGAAATAAAAAATTTGTAGCTGAGGTTGAAGAATTTATAAAAGAGATAGACAAGGAAGTTAAGCAAGTTAGAATAACTTCCCAAATTTTTGATGTAACAGAGAATCTTTTTGAGGAACTTGGTTTTGATTGGTTATATAGTTCAAGTGGAAGTATAGAAAAAAATTCGGGAACAGATATAGGATTATTAGGAAATAGTAGTGTTGAAGGGGCTGGTTCTATACTAAGTTCTGGTATAAGCTTAATAAGACAGTTTAATAGTGGTAGTGATATTTTGGGAATGGGATTAAATCTTTTACAAAGTACTCAAGATTTAGTGATAACTGCAATGCCTTCAATAGTAGTTACAGATGGAGCAGAGGGAGAATTTAAAATAACAGAAGAGGTAATTGTAGGAGAAGAAAAACAAGAAAATGATAATACAGAGAAAACTACATACACCCCCATTTTTAAAGAGGCAGGAATAATTTTAAAAGTAACTCCTACAATAGAAGAAAATGGAGTCATATTTCTTAAAATAAAAATAGAGGTAAGTAATTTTAAGCTTAAAAAAGTTAAAAATGAAAATATTGCAGAGGATACAGGAACATATAATTCAAATGGTGGTTCTAAAATAGGAAGAAGTATAGAAACTACAGTAAAAATGAGAAGTGGTGAAACTATATTTATTGGTGGATTAAAACGTTCAGCAACTTATGATATAGATAGTCAAGTTCCGTTACTAGGGGATGTTCCTGTTTTGGGAATTTTTTTTAAAAGCAAGGAGCTAAAAAAAGAAAAAACCGATATTTATGTAAGATTAAAAGTAGATATAGAAGAAGAGAACGAAGAAAAGAAATTTAATGAAATAAATAAGCAGGTTGAAGAGATAGAGAATAGAAAAATATATCCTGCATTTTAA
- the rfaE1 gene encoding D-glycero-beta-D-manno-heptose-7-phosphate kinase: MEVKNDFDLKRILDNFKNIKIGVVGDLMLDDYIYGTVERISPEAPVPVVNVKEEKFVLGGAANVVNNLASLGAKTICFGVIGNDANGERLLGAFADKKIDVSGLIRDKERTTIVKRRIIGSNQQLLRIDWEDITPISTFLEYALLRNIESKIDELDAVILSDYDKGVLTPMVAKEIVRMCRDRGKIVTVDPKPKNALNYYGATSMTPNRKEAKECLGMERATNMEEVGKELKKKLQLDNLLLTRSEEGMSLFIEDKIVNIPTFAKEVYDVTGAGDTVISVFTLAAASGVSWHEAAKIANTAAGVVVGKMGTSTVTKDEILEFYKRIYERWE, encoded by the coding sequence ATGGAAGTAAAAAACGATTTTGATTTAAAGAGAATACTAGATAATTTTAAAAATATCAAAATAGGAGTAGTTGGAGATTTAATGTTAGATGATTATATCTATGGTACAGTTGAAAGAATATCTCCAGAAGCTCCAGTTCCAGTGGTCAATGTAAAAGAAGAAAAATTTGTGTTAGGAGGAGCGGCAAACGTAGTAAATAATTTGGCATCTTTAGGAGCTAAAACAATATGTTTTGGAGTTATAGGAAATGATGCAAATGGTGAGAGATTATTAGGTGCTTTTGCTGATAAAAAAATAGATGTTTCAGGATTAATCAGGGATAAAGAGAGAACAACTATAGTAAAGAGAAGAATAATTGGAAGTAATCAACAACTTTTAAGAATAGATTGGGAAGATATTACTCCAATATCTACTTTTTTAGAATATGCACTTTTAAGAAATATAGAGTCAAAGATAGATGAACTTGATGCAGTCATACTTTCAGATTATGATAAAGGGGTTCTTACTCCAATGGTAGCTAAAGAGATAGTAAGAATGTGTAGAGATAGAGGAAAGATAGTAACAGTTGATCCAAAGCCTAAAAATGCTTTAAACTATTATGGAGCAACTTCAATGACACCAAATAGAAAAGAGGCTAAAGAATGTTTGGGAATGGAAAGAGCTACTAATATGGAGGAAGTAGGTAAAGAATTAAAGAAAAAATTACAATTAGATAATCTACTTTTAACTAGAAGTGAAGAGGGAATGAGTCTTTTTATTGAAGATAAGATAGTAAATATTCCTACTTTTGCAAAAGAGGTTTATGATGTAACAGGAGCTGGAGATACAGTTATATCTGTATTTACTCTTGCAGCAGCATCAGGAGTTTCTTGGCATGAAGCAGCTAAAATAGCGAATACAGCAGCAGGAGTAGTTGTAGGAAAAATGGGAACTTCTACTGTAACAAAAGATGAAATATTAGAGTTTTATAAAAGAATTTATGAAAGATGGGAATAG
- the ispF gene encoding 2-C-methyl-D-erythritol 2,4-cyclodiphosphate synthase — MLRIGNGYDVHVLTEGRKLVLGGVEIPHTKGVLGHSDGDVLVHAIMDAMLGALALGDIGQHFPDTDMQYKNIDSMLLLSKVKELIYSKGYKIINLDSIIVLQKPKVKPYIEAMRKRIAEVLEIEVDQVSVKATTEEKLGFTGDESGVKSYCVVLLEK; from the coding sequence ATGTTAAGAATAGGTAATGGATATGATGTTCATGTTTTAACAGAAGGAAGAAAATTAGTATTAGGTGGAGTTGAGATACCTCATACAAAGGGTGTATTAGGGCACTCTGATGGAGATGTATTAGTACATGCAATAATGGATGCTATGTTAGGAGCATTAGCATTAGGAGATATAGGACAACACTTTCCTGATACAGATATGCAATATAAAAATATAGATAGTATGTTATTGCTAAGTAAAGTTAAAGAGTTAATATATTCAAAAGGATATAAGATAATCAATCTTGATTCTATAATTGTATTGCAAAAACCAAAAGTAAAACCATATATAGAGGCTATGAGAAAGAGAATAGCAGAAGTTTTAGAGATAGAAGTAGATCAAGTTAGTGTAAAAGCTACAACTGAAGAAAAATTAGGATTTACAGGAGATGAAAGTGGAGTAAAGTCATATTGTGTTGTACTCCTTGAAAAATAA
- a CDS encoding HutP family protein, giving the protein MQYKSKDIAKASVIMAMSSREEEIELKEKYIKQGIKTAAVDIGGNVVDSISKILERALVASKRNGIISESHVYEGALTGATREAIAQIMDKAVGFNVGGKIGIARCKEHLSVCIFLTIGMFRLDEVVIGLGHRAVPIEE; this is encoded by the coding sequence ATGCAATATAAAAGCAAAGATATAGCTAAAGCTTCAGTTATAATGGCAATGAGCTCTAGAGAAGAAGAGATAGAATTAAAAGAAAAATATATAAAACAAGGAATAAAAACAGCTGCAGTAGATATAGGAGGAAATGTTGTAGACTCTATATCTAAAATTTTAGAAAGAGCTTTAGTGGCTTCAAAAAGAAATGGAATAATATCTGAGTCTCATGTTTATGAAGGAGCTTTAACAGGAGCAACAAGAGAGGCTATTGCTCAAATTATGGATAAGGCAGTGGGATTTAATGTTGGGGGAAAAATAGGAATAGCAAGATGTAAAGAACATCTATCAGTATGTATTTTTTTAACAATAGGAATGTTTAGATTAGATGAGGTAGTTATAGGGTTAGGGCATAGAGCTGTACCAATAGAGGAATAA